TCAATACATCATAATATACTGACTTTAAAAAGTATAGGTTGCTTTTACATTTTCagtattataaatagtgctgtgATGACACCTTGAAGAtgttcttaattatttccttaggataaattcctaaaagtgcAAGTTCTGGCTCAAatggaatataaattttaaaatacctgcaTCTTGGCACCCATGCTAATGTTAGTCAAAACCAGGTTTTTCAAACTTTGCTAAATCATGGCTCATAAAGAATGGATTGatttaacttttgtttctttgaggTTGAATGATGCTTTATAATTTAATTGGCCATTTGTACTTTTTATGAGCTAATGTTCTTGCCCTTTGCCTAATGTCATATTGATATGTTTCTCTTGATTAATAAGTCCCAGTACAGTATATCTGTATAATATTGCTCATGCTATGATGTAAAGTATGAATGAAAAATGGTAGCAGCCTACCTTAGGATACATCTTATCTCTCTTTTTAGCCCTGAAATCACATGAATCTGTGGGTAGAGATTCACTTGATAACCCTGGAAACCCCTCTCAGCCCAAGGACCATGAGTAACGAGACGCTAGTAACAGAGTTTATCCTGCAGGGCTTTTCGGAGCACCCAGAATACCATGTGCTCTTATTCAGctgtttcctctccctctactctgtGGCCCTCACAGGTAATATCCTCATCATTTTGGCCATCACCTTCAACCCTGGGCTCCATACCCCCATGTACTTTTTTCTCTTCAACTTGGCTACTATGGATATTATCTGCACCTCTTCCATCATGCCCAAAGCACTGGAGGGTCTGATATCAGAGGAGAGCTCTATCTCTTATGGGGCCTGCATGGCCCAGCTCTATTTTCTCACATGGGCTGCATCCTCCGAGCTGCTCCTCCTCACGGTCATGGCCTATGACCGGTATGCAGCCATCTGCCACCCTCTGCACTACAGCACGACAATGAGCATGGCATTCTGCAGTAAGCTGGCCACAGGTGTATGGGTGCTTTGTGCCTTCAACACAGCCATCCACACTGGGCTGATGCTGCGGTTAAATTTCTGTGGCCCCAACGTCATTACCCATTTTTTCTGTGAGGTCCCTCCTCTGTTGCTTCTCTCCTGTAGCTCCACCTATGTGAACAGCATCATGATTGTCCTGGCTGATGCCTTTTATGGCATATTGAACTTCCTGATGACCATTGTGTCATATGGCTTTATTATCTCTAGCATCCTAAAAATGCGGACtgcagaggggaagaaaaaagcttTTTCCACTTGCTCTTCTCACCTCATTGTCGTGTGTATGTATTATACTGCTGTCTTCT
This portion of the Vulpes lagopus strain Blue_001 chromosome 2, ASM1834538v1, whole genome shotgun sequence genome encodes:
- the LOC121482320 gene encoding olfactory receptor 13A1, which codes for MNLWVEIHLITLETPLSPRTMSNETLVTEFILQGFSEHPEYHVLLFSCFLSLYSVALTGNILIILAITFNPGLHTPMYFFLFNLATMDIICTSSIMPKALEGLISEESSISYGACMAQLYFLTWAASSELLLLTVMAYDRYAAICHPLHYSTTMSMAFCSKLATGVWVLCAFNTAIHTGLMLRLNFCGPNVITHFFCEVPPLLLLSCSSTYVNSIMIVLADAFYGILNFLMTIVSYGFIISSILKMRTAEGKKKAFSTCSSHLIVVCMYYTAVFYAYISPVSSYSPGKSKLAGVLYTILSPTLNPLIYTLRNKEVKAALRKLFSFSRN